The Nitrospira sp. sequence CACCGGATACCATAGTGCTCAGTCCCGGTAGTTCCATCGTAACGGCAAATTCCGGAACAGAGCCGGGTGCCGATGTGCAAATGACGGTTGGGAGCTTCAGGATGGATGGGTCCAGCATCGCAACGGTCACCTCGGGACTAGGGAACGGGGGAGCAGTGCAGCTTCAGGCCGACAGCCTCACCATGGAGAATGGCGCGTCGATCGTGACGGCAACGGTTGATGGGGATGGCGTTGGAGGAAGCGTAGTTCTGAGTGTGAGGGCGGTACAGCTCATGGGTGGGTCTTCAATCCAAAGCCAGAGTCAGAACTTCACCCCTGGGTTAGGCCAGGGTGGCAATGTGACGATCCAAGGGCCATCGGGCACGGAATTCGGCGCGGCAGAGTCGGTTTCCCTCTCTGGTGACAGCAGCCTGTCGACTCAGACGTTTGGAAGCGGTGAGGGAGGACAAGTGACCATCCTGTCCAAAGCATTGACGATGGATGGAGCTGCCACCACCGTCAACGCGGAAGCGACTGACGTGGGTCGCGGAGGAGATATCGTCGTAAGCATCCAGCATGCCACACTTTCCAGTGGGGCGACCATTAAGACTTCCACGGGCAGCGCCGATCCTAATGCTCCAGCGGCTGCCACAGTCAAGGTGCACGGGCTGTCGGGAGCGGGGAGCATGGCGGATTCTATCGACCTTTCAGGGTCGGATTCCGGCATCGTCTCAGATACAATCGGCGCAGCTCGTTCCGGGGACGTGGCGGTGCATGCGAGGACGGTCATGCTGAAGGAGGGGGCCGCGATCCAAACCGGCACTTCGATCAACACAGGGGCTGGAGGAAATGTGACCATCGATGCGGACACGCTTGCTATTTCCGGCGAGGCTCGCATCACGAGCTTGTCGGCCGCTGGGAACGCGGGACAGGTGGCAATCACGGCAAATCAGTTAATCATGAATAATGTTTCCATCGAGAGCAGCACGAGCAGTAGCGGCCGAGGAGGAGACGTGGTGCTGAACGTGGGGACCGTGAGCCTTTCGAACGGGGCCAAGATCAACAGTAGCACGTCTGAGTCCGGCCGGGCCGGCGACATTACGATGAACGTCGGCACATTAAGCCTTGCCAATGGCAGCAGCATCAGCAGTGCCAGCACCGGGACGGAGGTCATCACCCACCCCGACGGAACGACCCAGGCGCCCGGCACGGCGGGAAATGTGAGCATTACGGCTGCGGGCCGTTTTACAAGTGACGCGAGCACAATCGCCACATCGGCGGAGGCGAATCATGGTGGAGATGTCTCCATTACCGCTCGGAGCGTGCAACTTTCCAACGGTACCTTGATTACGGCGAACAGCAATGGGCCGCTGCAGGTGAAGGAGACTGTGCTGATTAACGGCCAACCGGTCGAGCAAGTAGTCGGAGATGGCAATGCCGGCAACATCAGAATCGAGAGCGGCTCGACGTTTCTCATGGAGCAGAGCGCTGTGACGACGGAAGCCAGCCATGCCAGCGGTGGCCAGATTACCATCAACGCGCCGGATATGATCCGGTTGATCGAGAGCCCGATTAGTACCTCCGTCGCCGGCGCGGCTGGAGACAGTAATGGGGGCAATATCCGGATCGATCCGCAGTTCGTGATTCTCCAGAAAAGTGAGATTCTGGCCCAGGCGTTTGCCGGATCCGGAGGAGCCATCGACGTGACCGCCGGTCTCTTTCTTGCCGATCCTTCCAGCATCGTGGACGCAACTTCCACGCTTGGGGTCAGCGGCACGGTGCAAATCAACGCCGCGATCAACAACCTATCCAGCGTGGTCGCGCAACTGCCGGAGTCCTTGTTGGCGGTTCAGACGCTGCTGCGGGCCGCCTGCGCGGCGAGGCTGGCGCAGGGAGCAACCAGCAGCTTCGTCGAACGCGGACGTGACGGCATCCCTGCCGGACCCGATGGATTACTCGCGAGTCCCTACCTGCCCGTGACCTCCGACCATTCCGAGCTGCGACATACCCGGCCGTCGACCGGAATATCAGGGATCCGATTGCGTCGACTGTTCGGGAAGGAGATGCCTTCGTCAGTCACGCTCTTCGCAGATACGGCCGCCTGTCCGTCATGAGCAGGAAACTCCACCACGCAATGGAGCGAGGCTCCGTGCGTGTGAGTCGACGGCGGTTGCCGTGGGTTGCGGTGATCGTCATGATCGTCTGCCTTGTGGCACAATCCGCGTCGGCACAAGTGTTTCTCCCTCCAATCGTCGATCCAGGCGGGCGATCACGCGAAATTCCATCGCTTAAAGACGAGCCGCCCTCCCCGAAGCTCGCGCCGATGGAACCGGCCGCTCCAATGCCTCCCACCGAGACGCAAGAACGCCTCCCACCTGTGAGAGTCTTCGTGCGGGAATTCCAATTCGAAGGTCATACGGTCTTAACCGCGCAAGAACTGCACGCTGTGGCGGCACCGTATACGAAGCGCGAGGTCACGACCGAGGACCTGGAAAGCTTGCGGTCCGCAGTGACGCTGCTCTACGTCCAGCGAGGCTACGTCACGTCCGGAGCGGTGATTCCCGACCAGGCCGTGACCGATGGTCTTATCAAAATCCAAATCATCGAAGGCACGCTGGCGGAGATTCACGTCGAAGGCGCACGGTGGTTGTGGCCCGGCTATTATCGTCGCCGCCTTGCACTCGGTGCCGGGCCGCCGGTCAATATCTACACGCTGCAAGAGCGATTGCAGCTTCTCCAGCAAGATCCACGTATACAACGCATCAATTCCGAGCTCCGTCGTGGGGTCGCGCGAGGTCAAAGTGAACTGAATGTGCGCGTGTCGGAGTCTCGGCCGTTCAAAGCATGGCTGGAGTTCAACAATTTTCAATCTCCGGCGGTCAGAGCGGAACGCTTGCTTGCGACTCTCGCTCACGAGAGTTTGACCGGGAACGGAGACCGGCTGCAGTTTACCTATGGGCAATCGATTCCCATGAACAACACGACCGGCGTCTTGCCGTTGATCAACGTTTCGTACGTTCTCCCGATCACTGCCTACGATACCAGCCTGGCTATCGCCTACCGTCGCTCCGATTTCGAAGTGGTCACCGAGCCCTTTAAGGCGCTGGACATCGAAGGCCATACTGAGATCTTCAGTGTCGCGCTGCAACAACCGGTGTATCGCACGCTCAATCATCAGCTGAATCTCGGCGTGCAGGGCGACTATCTGTACAATAAGAATCTGCTGCTGGGCCAGCCGTTCGACTTCTTCGCCGGTTATCAGAACGGCGTCGCGAACGTAGCCGCGTTGCGGTTTCTCCAAGACTGGACCTATCGGACGCAGGACTCCATCGTCGGGGTGCGCTCGCGTTTCTCCGTGGGGTTGGACGTGCTGGATGCGACGATCAATTCCGGCCCGGTTGCCGATGGCCGCTACTTTTCCTGGGTTGGGCAACTTCAAGGATTGCACCGATTTGACCAGTATGCGGGCACGCAGCTGCTGGGCCGCATGGACTTACAGTTGACCAACGATCGATTGTTCCCTCTCGAACAGATGCCGAT is a genomic window containing:
- a CDS encoding filamentous hemagglutinin N-terminal domain-containing protein encodes the protein MDARKTPWRHPSSRRHPAQWACLLILAVIPMSPSVGDAQIPTDITSSGLNTQVNQAGNSYNITGGTRPGNGPNLFHSFDNFSVGGGDLANFLNNTGLPTSNILGRVTGGNISNIDGTIQTTGFGSANLFLMNQSGIALGPGASLNVGGSVSFTTAQYLRLFDGVGNAHFYADPANDGLANSLLTINASAFEFLSGSPAGYGVLTAPDPNATITIQGSALSVPSGQAISLVGGKVVIEGGAQLSAPNGTINLASAVSPGEFDVTALGSLPNLDGTSFTSSGSGSLASGTSIDVHGTGTVFIKGGQLVLSVNEATLSTSDAPAPPDTIVLSPGSSIVTANSGTEPGADVQMTVGSFRMDGSSIATVTSGLGNGGAVQLQADSLTMENGASIVTATVDGDGVGGSVVLSVRAVQLMGGSSIQSQSQNFTPGLGQGGNVTIQGPSGTEFGAAESVSLSGDSSLSTQTFGSGEGGQVTILSKALTMDGAATTVNAEATDVGRGGDIVVSIQHATLSSGATIKTSTGSADPNAPAAATVKVHGLSGAGSMADSIDLSGSDSGIVSDTIGAARSGDVAVHARTVMLKEGAAIQTGTSINTGAGGNVTIDADTLAISGEARITSLSAAGNAGQVAITANQLIMNNVSIESSTSSSGRGGDVVLNVGTVSLSNGAKINSSTSESGRAGDITMNVGTLSLANGSSISSASTGTEVITHPDGTTQAPGTAGNVSITAAGRFTSDASTIATSAEANHGGDVSITARSVQLSNGTLITANSNGPLQVKETVLINGQPVEQVVGDGNAGNIRIESGSTFLMEQSAVTTEASHASGGQITINAPDMIRLIESPISTSVAGAAGDSNGGNIRIDPQFVILQKSEILAQAFAGSGGAIDVTAGLFLADPSSIVDATSTLGVSGTVQINAAINNLSSVVAQLPESLLAVQTLLRAACAARLAQGATSSFVERGRDGIPAGPDGLLASPYLPVTSDHSELRHTRPSTGISGIRLRRLFGKEMPSSVTLFADTAACPS
- a CDS encoding ShlB/FhaC/HecB family hemolysin secretion/activation protein; translated protein: MRVSRRRLPWVAVIVMIVCLVAQSASAQVFLPPIVDPGGRSREIPSLKDEPPSPKLAPMEPAAPMPPTETQERLPPVRVFVREFQFEGHTVLTAQELHAVAAPYTKREVTTEDLESLRSAVTLLYVQRGYVTSGAVIPDQAVTDGLIKIQIIEGTLAEIHVEGARWLWPGYYRRRLALGAGPPVNIYTLQERLQLLQQDPRIQRINSELRRGVARGQSELNVRVSESRPFKAWLEFNNFQSPAVRAERLLATLAHESLTGNGDRLQFTYGQSIPMNNTTGVLPLINVSYVLPITAYDTSLAIAYRRSDFEVVTEPFKALDIEGHTEIFSVALQQPVYRTLNHQLNLGVQGDYLYNKNLLLGQPFDFFAGYQNGVANVAALRFLQDWTYRTQDSIVGVRSRFSVGLDVLDATINSGPVADGRYFSWVGQLQGLHRFDQYAGTQLLGRMDLQLTNDRLFPLEQMPIGGRYSVRGYREISLLRDNAFLFSIEPRFPIARWVFGAREDLIQVAPFFDYAKAWAAKGSNEDPRSLMSVGVGLRTAFLPKNQGYFEIYWGYRLRGSGANDPPYITTGNLQDHGIHLQLVLQPF